The following coding sequences lie in one Cannabis sativa cultivar Pink pepper isolate KNU-18-1 chromosome 5, ASM2916894v1, whole genome shotgun sequence genomic window:
- the LOC115716757 gene encoding bidirectional sugar transporter SWEET3: MAEKLHMAVGIMGNAASLLLFAAPILTFLRVIKKRSTEEFSCVPYIISLSNCLLYTWYGFPIVSNKWENFPLVTINGLGILFELSFIFIYFWFASSNRKIKVAVGTICVITAFCIIALVSSFVFHDHHHRKIFVGTVGLFVATAMYGSPLVVVKQVISTKSVEFMPFYLSFFSFLASSLWLAYGLLSHDLFLSTPNMLGCPLGFLQLVLYCIYRKNKGVIEEPLKWDIEKNDNDKTKQLQPALNNDEMITTINGKC; the protein is encoded by the exons ATGGCTGAAAAACTACACATGGCAGTTGGAATCATGG GAAATGCTGCTTCTTTGCTCCTTTTTGCTGCCCCAAT aTTAACATTCTTAAGGGTGATAAAGAAGAGAAGCACAGAAGAGTTTTCATGTGTTCCTTACATTATTTCACTCTCAAACTGTCTTCTTTACACTTGGTACGGATTCCCTATAGTAAGTAACAAATGGGAAAATTTCCCATTAGTGACAATCAATGGCCTTGGGATTCTTTTTGAGTTGTCCttcattttcatatatttctggtTTGCATCCTCTAACAGAAAG ATAAAAGTAGCTGTTGGAACTATTTGTGTTATCACAGCCTTCTGCATAATTGCTCTTGTCTCATCATTTGTATTCCATGATCATCACCATCGGAAGATTTTTGTGGGCACTGTAGGCCTCTTCGTTGCCACAGCTATGTATGGCTCTCCATTAGTTGTTGTG AAGCAAGTAATTTCAACAAAGAGTGTTGAGTTCATGCCTTTCTATCTCTCCTTTTTCTCTTTCCTTGCTAGTTCACTTTGGTTGGCTTATGGCTTACTTAGccatgatctctttctttca ACACCAAATATGCTTGGTTGTCCATTAGGCTTTCTTCAACTTGTGCTATATTGCATATATAGGAAGAATAAGGGAGTGATTGAAGAACCATTGAAATGGGATATTGAGAAGAATGATAATGACAAAACCAAACAGCTTCAACCAGCTCTGAATAATGATGAGATGATCACTACTATCAATGGAAAATGTTAA